In Carassius gibelio isolate Cgi1373 ecotype wild population from Czech Republic chromosome B13, carGib1.2-hapl.c, whole genome shotgun sequence, one genomic interval encodes:
- the LOC127969839 gene encoding peripherin-2-like, which produces MALMPIKFDLAKRVKLAQGLWLLYWLCVMAGILIFSMGIFFKIELRKRSEMMDNNESHFVPNLLIMVGLVACVINAFGGKVCHDSLDTIKFTKWKPMLKTYMSGCVVFCVALFVTALLCFLMQISLHFALAEGLKNGMKYYKDTDTPGRCFMKRTLDMTQIEFRCCGNNNYRDWFEIQWISNRYLDFSNDEVKDRVQSNVEGKYLMESVPFSCCNPGSPRPCIQHHLTNNSAHYSYDHHTEDLNIWTRGCREALVSYYGGMMNSIGAFVLLFIIMQAVVTVGLQYLSTSLETLADPENPESESEGWLLEKSVKETLSDIMTKITSLFKGNQVQEADAEAAPT; this is translated from the exons atggctttgaTGCCTATAAAATTTGACTTGGCCAAGCGGGTCAAGCTGGCCCAAGGACTGTGGCTCCTGTACTGGCTCTGTGTGATGGCTGGGATCCTCATCTTCAGCATGGGGATTTTCTTCAAGATCGAGCTACGCAAAAGAAGCGAGATGATGGATAACAACGAGAGCCATTTTGTGCCCAACCTACTCATCATGGTGGGACTCGTGGCCTGTGTTATCAACGCTTTTGGGGGCAAAGTGTGCCATGACTCCCTTGATACAATCAAATTCACCAAGTGGAAACCAATGTTGAAGACCTACATGAGTGGGTGTGTGGTTTTCTGCGTCGCCCTTTTTGTCACGGCTCTGCTGTGTTTCTTGATGCAGATCTCTCTGCATTTCGCCCTGGCTGAAGGCCTGAAGAATGGAATGAAGTACTACAAAGATACCGACACGCCAGGACGATGCTTCATGAAGAGAACCCTAGATATGACCCAGATCGAGTTCCGCTGCTGTGGCAACAACAACTACAGGGACTGGTTTGAGATCCAGTGGATTAGCAACCGCTACCTGGACTTCAGCAATGATGAGGTTAAAGA CCGAGTCCAGAGCAACGTGGAAGGCAAATACTTGATGGAAAGTGTTCCCTTCAGCTGCTGCAACCCTGGCTCTCCTCGCCCTTGTATCCAACATCACCTGACCAACAACTCCGCTCACTACAGCTATGACCACCACACTGAGGATCTAAACATCTGGACCAGAGGCTGCCGTGAGGCCCTGGTGTCCTACTATGGGGGCATGATGAACAGTATTGGTGCTTTTGTGCTGTTGTTCATTATTATGCAG GCTGTCGTGACTGTTGGTTTGCAGTACCTGAGCACCTCACTGGAAACCCTGGCAGACCCAGAGAATCCTGAGAGCGAAAGTGAGGGATGGCTGCTGGAAAAGAGTGTGAAGGAGACACTTTCTGACATCATGACCAAGATCACGTCGCTGTTTAAAGGCAACCAGGTACAGGAGGCAGATGCAGAAGCGGCTCCAACATAA